The following proteins are co-located in the Nitrospira sp. genome:
- a CDS encoding alpha/beta fold hydrolase — MMNRFELKGADGRLIRGDRAMGKDRQVLFITGFLSKRWGNKSKSLAQWCQEQGWGFCCYDVRGFGESDGTFTDYTLSDWLADARLVLNALKQGPSITIVGNSLGGWIAWLMAQEFDVVDRLILIAPAFNMMGVRAAQIPAARREEWQRTGWMPWDDEPLHKDWPLSWKWVEESESYWKTTFDRLRPVCTTILHGQQDSVILPEGSRQFAETLVERAPAFPIALELIPGDHRLSSPEHMERFRHVVVEQP, encoded by the coding sequence ATGATGAACCGGTTTGAATTGAAGGGAGCCGACGGCAGGCTCATCCGTGGCGATCGCGCGATGGGGAAGGATCGTCAGGTTCTTTTCATTACCGGCTTCCTCTCCAAGCGCTGGGGGAACAAGAGCAAGTCCCTGGCGCAGTGGTGTCAGGAGCAGGGCTGGGGATTCTGCTGCTACGACGTGCGCGGGTTCGGCGAGTCCGATGGAACGTTCACGGACTACACTCTGTCGGATTGGCTGGCCGATGCGCGGCTGGTCTTGAATGCATTGAAGCAGGGTCCGTCAATTACGATCGTCGGAAATTCTCTCGGCGGCTGGATCGCCTGGCTGATGGCACAGGAGTTTGACGTCGTCGATCGGCTGATCCTCATCGCCCCGGCCTTCAACATGATGGGGGTGCGGGCCGCGCAGATTCCGGCGGCACGGCGAGAGGAATGGCAGCGCACCGGCTGGATGCCCTGGGACGACGAGCCCCTCCACAAAGACTGGCCGCTGTCATGGAAGTGGGTGGAAGAGAGCGAGTCTTATTGGAAGACGACCTTCGACCGGCTCAGGCCGGTATGCACGACCATCCTCCACGGACAGCAAGACAGCGTGATCCTTCCGGAAGGCAGCAGGCAGTTTGCGGAAACGCTCGTGGAACGAGCGCCTGCATTTCCGATCGCCCTCGAACTGATCCCCGGCGATCATCGATTGAGCAGTCCCGAGCATATGGAACGGTTTCGCCACGTCGTCGTCGAACAACCCTGA
- the ettA gene encoding energy-dependent translational throttle protein EttA produces the protein MATTNDKQVIFSLVNVGKVYPPKRQVLREIYLGFYYGAKIGVLGLNGSGKSSLLKIIAGVDPNYTGEITRSKGYSVGLLEQEPQLDPNKTVKEVVEEGKAELVALLKEYEAVSNKIGEVGPDEMEKLIDKQAQIQEKIEAANGWELENELEIAMDALRCPPADAKISVLSGGEKRRVALCRLMIQEPDILLLDEPTNHLDAESVQWLEQHLQQYKGTVIAVTHDRYFLDNVAGWILELDRGHGIPFQGNYTSWLEQKKDRLEKEEKAESKRQKTLEHELEWIRMSPKARQSKGKARLNRYEELVNQKQDQVAADLEIYIPPGPRLGDVVIEANGISKAFGDKVLYENVNFSLPKGGIVGVIGPNGAGKTTMFKMILGKEKPDSGTIRIGETVKLGYVDQDRSLDPNKSVYDVISEGQDTIKLGKVEVNARGYCARFNFAGTDQQKKVKELSGGERNRVHLAHMLKEGANLLILDEPTNDLDVNTLRALEEGLESFAGCAVVSSHDRWFLDRLATHILAFEGDSKVVWFEGNYSDYEADRKRRLGKEADQPHRIRYRKLTRN, from the coding sequence ATGGCTACAACCAACGATAAGCAAGTCATTTTCTCTCTCGTCAATGTCGGGAAGGTCTATCCCCCGAAGCGGCAGGTGTTGCGCGAAATTTATCTCGGGTTTTACTACGGCGCCAAGATCGGCGTGCTGGGGTTGAACGGATCAGGCAAAAGCTCGCTGCTCAAGATCATTGCGGGCGTGGATCCGAATTATACCGGCGAGATCACCCGATCGAAGGGCTACAGCGTGGGCCTGCTCGAACAGGAGCCCCAGCTCGACCCGAACAAGACTGTGAAGGAAGTGGTCGAAGAAGGCAAAGCGGAACTGGTGGCGCTGCTCAAAGAATATGAAGCGGTGAGCAACAAGATCGGGGAAGTCGGTCCCGATGAGATGGAAAAGCTGATCGACAAGCAGGCGCAGATTCAGGAAAAGATCGAGGCGGCCAACGGCTGGGAATTGGAAAACGAGCTGGAGATCGCCATGGACGCGCTGCGCTGTCCTCCGGCGGATGCCAAGATCAGCGTGCTCTCCGGCGGTGAAAAGCGCCGCGTGGCCCTCTGCCGCCTCATGATTCAGGAGCCTGATATCCTCTTGCTCGACGAGCCGACCAACCATCTCGACGCCGAGTCCGTCCAGTGGCTGGAGCAGCATCTGCAGCAATACAAGGGCACCGTCATCGCCGTCACGCATGACCGCTACTTCCTCGACAATGTCGCCGGCTGGATTCTGGAACTGGATCGCGGCCACGGCATTCCCTTCCAGGGCAACTATACCTCCTGGCTGGAACAGAAGAAGGACCGGCTGGAGAAGGAAGAGAAGGCGGAGTCGAAGCGCCAGAAGACGCTCGAACATGAGTTGGAATGGATTCGCATGTCGCCGAAGGCCCGCCAGTCGAAGGGCAAGGCGCGTCTGAACCGGTATGAAGAATTGGTCAATCAGAAACAGGATCAAGTGGCCGCCGACCTTGAAATCTACATTCCGCCGGGACCGCGCCTGGGCGACGTGGTCATTGAAGCCAACGGCATCAGCAAGGCGTTCGGCGACAAGGTGCTCTACGAAAATGTGAATTTCAGCCTGCCGAAGGGCGGGATCGTCGGCGTGATCGGACCGAACGGGGCCGGCAAGACGACCATGTTCAAGATGATTCTCGGCAAGGAGAAGCCGGATTCCGGCACGATCCGGATCGGCGAGACGGTGAAGCTGGGCTATGTCGATCAGGATCGGAGCCTCGATCCCAATAAGTCGGTGTATGACGTGATCTCAGAAGGCCAGGACACGATCAAGCTCGGGAAAGTGGAAGTCAACGCCCGGGGCTATTGCGCCCGCTTCAATTTTGCCGGGACCGATCAGCAGAAGAAGGTGAAGGAGTTGTCCGGCGGGGAACGCAATCGCGTGCATCTCGCCCACATGCTGAAGGAAGGGGCCAATCTCCTCATCCTCGACGAACCGACGAACGACCTCGATGTGAATACGTTGCGGGCGCTGGAAGAAGGGCTGGAAAGTTTCGCCGGTTGCGCGGTCGTGAGCAGCCACGACCGGTGGTTCCTTGACCGCCTGGCGACACATATTCTGGCGTTTGAAGGCGACAGCAAAGTCGTGTGGTTCGAAGGGAACTACAGTGATTACGAAGCGGACCGCAAGCGGCGTCTCGGCAAAGAAGCCGATCAGCCGCACCGGATCCGCTACCGGAAGCTCACCAGGAACTGA
- a CDS encoding SDR family oxidoreductase, producing MANRPGGARKPVALVTGAAGLIGRYLLATASRWAPAWDVRGLTRQDLDLTDEAAVRRQWREHQPAAVIHCAAISRPAICEQDPELARRANVEATALLASLAGEIPFLFCSSDQVFDGRQGWYVETDRINPINYYGETKAAAEQTVLANPSHTVVRLALTAGTSQTGDRSFVEDMRRSAARDHRITLFTDEFRSPIPAGVVARAVWELIGCERPGLYHLGGTERLSRMDIGEALAAWYPELASRLQPGSVAGYRGPQRPPDLSMRCEKIQRLLSFPLTGFRTWIASRSGDGADPWDFAMTELNP from the coding sequence ATGGCCAACCGTCCCGGCGGCGCGCGGAAGCCCGTTGCACTGGTCACCGGCGCCGCCGGGTTGATTGGCCGGTATCTCCTCGCCACCGCCTCGCGCTGGGCGCCAGCCTGGGATGTGCGCGGGCTTACCAGACAGGATCTTGATCTCACGGACGAGGCGGCCGTCCGCCGGCAATGGCGGGAGCATCAGCCGGCGGCCGTCATCCACTGTGCCGCGATCAGCCGCCCCGCCATCTGCGAGCAGGATCCTGAGCTGGCCAGACGAGCGAATGTTGAGGCCACGGCGCTCCTCGCCTCGCTCGCGGGCGAGATTCCCTTTCTCTTTTGTTCCAGCGATCAGGTGTTCGACGGCCGGCAAGGCTGGTATGTCGAAACGGACCGGATCAATCCGATCAATTACTACGGAGAGACCAAGGCGGCGGCTGAACAGACTGTCCTCGCCAATCCCAGTCACACGGTGGTCCGTCTGGCCCTGACGGCCGGCACCTCGCAGACCGGCGACCGCAGTTTTGTGGAAGACATGCGTCGAAGCGCCGCGCGCGATCACCGGATCACCCTGTTTACCGATGAGTTTCGCAGTCCGATTCCGGCTGGTGTGGTCGCACGGGCGGTCTGGGAATTGATCGGCTGTGAGCGGCCCGGTCTCTACCATCTTGGCGGGACTGAACGGCTCTCGCGCATGGACATCGGTGAAGCCCTTGCGGCCTGGTATCCTGAGCTGGCGTCACGCCTCCAGCCGGGCTCTGTGGCCGGGTATCGAGGGCCCCAACGGCCGCCCGATTTGTCGATGCGCTGCGAGAAGATTCAGCGTCTCTTATCCTTCCCTCTCACAGGTTTTCGCACCTGGATCGCGTCACGCTCAGGTGACGGAGCGGATCCCTGGGACTTTGCCATGACAGAGCTCAATCCATGA
- a CDS encoding DUF1295 domain-containing protein: protein MTSYNPLTLLLWAWLAMAAWMAVLWLVERSRRNASLADVGWCVGLVVVVAGYACLAAGEVERKLLLVVMVSVYGLRLGGYILFNRVIGKTEDRRYQHMRREWHLSEPIVMFGYFQLQAAAVVLFSLPYLAVMQNPRPPFGLWELAGVVVWLLGVGGEALADWQLARFRAKPWNHDRVCREGLWYVSRHPNYFFEWVHWWAYVVMAIGSPGWLLTWIGPAVMGVALVKITGIPWAEAQALRRRGEDYRRYQDTTSAFIPWWPGSRHK from the coding sequence ATGACCTCGTACAACCCGCTGACGCTCCTCCTCTGGGCCTGGCTGGCCATGGCCGCCTGGATGGCGGTGCTCTGGCTGGTTGAGCGGTCGCGGCGCAATGCGTCGCTCGCGGATGTCGGATGGTGTGTTGGCCTGGTCGTCGTCGTCGCAGGATATGCCTGCCTTGCGGCCGGTGAGGTGGAGCGGAAACTTCTTTTGGTTGTGATGGTGTCGGTCTATGGCCTGCGGCTGGGCGGGTACATCCTCTTTAATCGAGTGATCGGCAAGACAGAAGATCGCCGCTATCAACACATGCGTCGTGAGTGGCACTTGTCGGAGCCGATCGTGATGTTCGGCTATTTTCAGCTGCAAGCCGCTGCCGTCGTGCTCTTCTCCCTCCCCTATCTGGCGGTGATGCAGAATCCCAGGCCGCCGTTCGGCCTGTGGGAATTGGCCGGGGTGGTGGTGTGGCTCCTTGGGGTCGGAGGGGAAGCCCTCGCCGATTGGCAGCTCGCCCGGTTTCGCGCGAAGCCGTGGAATCATGACCGTGTGTGCCGCGAGGGGCTCTGGTATGTCTCACGCCACCCCAACTATTTTTTCGAATGGGTGCATTGGTGGGCCTATGTGGTGATGGCGATCGGAAGTCCCGGCTGGCTGCTGACGTGGATTGGTCCGGCCGTCATGGGGGTGGCGCTGGTGAAGATCACCGGCATCCCCTGGGCGGAGGCCCAGGCGTTGCGCAGGCGCGGGGAGGACTATCGCCGCTATCAGGACACGACGAGCGCCTTCATTCCCTGGTGGCCGGGGTCTCGGCACAAGTAA
- a CDS encoding SulP family inorganic anion transporter, giving the protein MTLATSGVPPAASQVGAYKDDLFSSFVVFLVALPLCMGITVASGAPPGSGIMTAIIGGLVVGWLAGCPLQVSGPAAGLTVIVWELIHTHGVEKYGIIVLLAGLIQIVWAWLQVGHWFRAVSPAVVRGMLAGIGLLIFTGQIHVMIDDAPHGSGIANILSLPGAFMKAVVPDGPIATPHQEAAWIGLLTIAMILLWTAYAPKQMRAVPAVLIGVSTATVVTILFDLPISHIAFPDNPFTVFHFPGIDSAGHLLDPTILTEAVGLAFIASVETLLSATAVDQLHTGPRTKYNRELFSQGVGNALCGLGGVLPMTGVIVRSAANVQAGAKTRASAILHGAWLLLFVGALPFVLNMIPTASLGAVLVYTGYRLMNFGVIRDLRQHGQSEVWIYALTMGLIVLTNLLTGVMIGVGLAAAKLIYTTQNLEAHLNQDHEHGPLTLQLAGIATFVSLPRLAAAVENIPPQAEVRVCITSLRHIDHACLDLLQSWQKLHETGGGRAHIEWDKLRGLSYQTRKPDRNLSTHQWPYPFSLWMDKKKQAA; this is encoded by the coding sequence TTAGCAACCAGCGGTGTTCCCCCTGCGGCCTCGCAGGTGGGCGCGTATAAAGACGATCTCTTTTCTTCTTTCGTGGTGTTCCTCGTGGCGCTGCCCCTCTGCATGGGGATCACCGTCGCCTCCGGCGCCCCTCCCGGTTCAGGGATCATGACCGCCATCATCGGCGGCCTGGTCGTCGGCTGGCTGGCCGGCTGCCCGCTCCAGGTCAGCGGGCCTGCAGCCGGTCTTACCGTCATCGTGTGGGAATTGATTCACACACACGGCGTCGAGAAATACGGGATTATTGTGCTCCTGGCCGGCCTCATCCAAATCGTCTGGGCCTGGCTGCAAGTCGGCCACTGGTTCCGGGCCGTCTCCCCGGCCGTCGTCCGCGGGATGCTGGCTGGTATCGGTCTGCTGATCTTCACCGGCCAGATCCATGTGATGATCGACGACGCGCCTCACGGAAGCGGGATCGCCAACATCCTCTCCCTGCCGGGTGCGTTCATGAAAGCGGTGGTCCCTGACGGACCGATCGCAACCCCCCATCAAGAAGCGGCCTGGATCGGTCTTCTCACCATCGCCATGATCCTCCTGTGGACCGCCTATGCGCCGAAGCAGATGCGCGCCGTGCCGGCCGTGCTCATCGGTGTATCCACCGCGACGGTGGTGACCATTCTGTTCGATCTGCCGATCAGCCACATTGCCTTTCCCGATAATCCATTCACGGTCTTTCATTTTCCCGGCATCGACAGTGCCGGCCACCTGCTCGACCCCACTATTCTGACGGAGGCTGTCGGGTTAGCGTTTATCGCCAGTGTTGAGACATTGCTCTCCGCCACCGCCGTCGATCAATTGCATACCGGCCCGCGCACTAAATACAACCGCGAACTGTTTTCGCAAGGCGTCGGCAATGCGCTGTGCGGCCTCGGGGGCGTATTGCCGATGACCGGAGTCATCGTCCGCAGCGCCGCCAACGTGCAGGCCGGCGCCAAAACCCGCGCGTCGGCCATTCTCCATGGAGCCTGGCTCCTTCTGTTCGTCGGGGCTCTGCCCTTTGTGCTCAACATGATCCCCACCGCCAGCTTAGGCGCGGTCCTGGTCTATACGGGATACAGGCTCATGAACTTCGGCGTCATCCGAGACCTGCGCCAGCATGGGCAGAGCGAAGTCTGGATTTATGCCCTGACCATGGGCTTGATCGTCCTCACCAATTTGCTCACCGGCGTGATGATCGGCGTCGGGCTGGCGGCCGCCAAGCTGATTTATACGACGCAAAATCTTGAGGCCCATCTGAACCAGGATCATGAGCATGGGCCTTTGACGCTGCAGCTGGCCGGCATCGCCACTTTTGTCAGCCTGCCACGCCTCGCGGCGGCCGTGGAAAACATCCCGCCCCAGGCCGAGGTACGGGTGTGCATCACATCACTGCGCCATATCGACCATGCCTGTTTGGACCTCCTGCAGTCGTGGCAGAAACTGCACGAGACAGGAGGAGGGCGGGCGCACATCGAGTGGGACAAGCTGCGTGGGCTTTCCTACCAGACGAGAAAACCGGATAGAAATCTGTCCACCCATCAGTGGCCCTATCCCTTCTCCCTCTGGATGGACAAGAAAAAGCAGGCCGCGTAG